From the genome of Mastacembelus armatus chromosome 21, fMasArm1.2, whole genome shotgun sequence:
TAACCTCGAATGCATGCCCTGTTTGTGTAATAAATGTATCTGCTCAGTGTGTTATTTCTTGTATTTTTCACAGTTGAGAATGATATTCAGCTCCTCAAACATTTCCTAATGTCTATGtgctgaaaaactaaaaaagtaaaatagatTCTTCACAGGTCCCAATCTGGAGTCCAACTGAAATCCCAAGTCTACTGAGGACAAGTATGAAGTCCAGTCTcaaatcactgtgtgtgtgatttaagGGCTGCTTAAGTCCAAGTCCCTGCTGaagaacatttttgttttccacgACAGCACGAACACAATTAACACAGCCTGAGATATCAAATACAAGAAGCAAGAACGGAGCTACATAACCCTCAAATTgagaaaaaagcaaatgaaagtgtgtgtgaacaaaGTCAATTATTCAATCACAGACATGCAATATGTaaacatacaacacaaatgacaaatccaccacagttaaaaacaaatttgtgaATCTTTACACTGTCTAACTCATGGTGTCTTTGATTTGCTGGTAGTGCAAAGAGAACAGATCTTAGTTACACTCCAGCAGGACTTGATTCGCTCCGACTGTGATGTGAACCATGATCTTCAGCTGTTCAGGCTTGTGTGCAATCTGTGCATAAAGCCATTAAATGACAATTTTTCTTCAGTATTTTGACACTTTTGCACAATAATACTTGAactatttttcagtttattaaatAACAGACTGCTTGAGCTGTCTGTGTACAGTAAAAGCCTATATCAGATGTCATTAGGGGCTTTTACTGACCACCTCTATTATGAGAGGCGAGATATCGCCAGGCTGGATGTCCTGGATCTGCAGAACCTGTTTGCTGTACTCCTCAGCCATTGTTCTCATCTCTGTAAGACAGGCTATCACTTTGGGATACAGCAAGCTGGAGATACAGAGAAGACGAAGGCAgataaatatgtgaaataatCCAAACTGAGTGGGCTGAAAGAGGTACTTGTCACTCACTGTTTGTCTGGGTCTGTTCTCTTGCATTCGATCCAGGTTTTAAGTGTCAACGCAAGGTTTTCGTAGAGTTTGTCTATCGCATCGTGTTGCTGCACACCTGAACGATCTGATCgatcaaagaaaaacaaatctgtattaaTGCACAGCAGCTTCAAACTGAGCGcaactaaaaaataaacatttgtgtgtgggtAGGTACAAATGCTCATTGTTGAAACATTTACAGAGTTTATAAAGAGAGATAAACTGAAAGAAGACTTGCTGCtacctggagaaaacagagacatgGCCTGCATGAGAACATATTCTTCCTCCTGGAGGCCCAGTGTTCGCAGTGTATGGTGAAATTTTAACAGTGGCTCCAGCAGAAGCTGCTGAAAACCCGCTAAAACACATAAGAACAGAGGTCAATGACAGTACAGAGCACGCAGTCTATTTTCAATGTCTTTTAAAAGTTCAATAAATGCACCAGATAACTACATATCTAAGGCATATCTTATACAAAGAAGAATCTGAGGCTGTATTTACATTGCCATTTTTCCCCCCAATCACTTTACTGATGATGTAGCTAATGTTGCTTAAAATATGTATAAGGAATATTTTTATTAGGCCCATTCTTGACTCTATATAGTGATATATTTCAGTTGCTGAAAAGTTAACGCCCATCCTGCCTCTCGGTAAACTTCACCTATGTTGTTTGAAAAGGAGCCAATAACACCGGTTTGACAACATTCTGTCAAGTGTTTCACCAGGAGTCAAGTTACATCTATAAGAGTGTGCATGAAGACGTGTAAGTTCACATAACTTATAATTACTTGCCTGCTCAACAATGGCATCTACAGTATCTACAAACCTTGCTAAATATGCCCATTTGCATTCATACTGGGAATTTAGGCCTTCATATATAACTTTCAGGTCCAAGCAACTAACACATCCAACACTGACAAATCTTAATCAACAGGGCCAAAGATCAAGGTGGAACCAAATGTGCACTGAAATCAGCTGGAGGTTTTCTCTGGACAACCTTCCGCTGTGCTGCCTgtgttaaaaagacaactgtggACTAtctaacagaaatattttatctACACTGACTCGACCTGTGCTCCGTCATCACAACAGCGCTGTGCGTGTGTGGTTTTCACAGTCACCGGGACATACAGGGCATCTACAAAAACAACTGTCTGTATCGGTTTGTGGACTATAGTTGTCTTTAGAAATGCGCTCAATGCACCAGgggaaatacagacatgaagaCTAAAAACGCAGATGTTAAGGGTGATATTGCTCTCAAGACCCCTTGTCTTGGAGTCACTGTGGACTGGCAttagataaaacagaaatctgTCTCCTCAGTGGGATGTGCAAGTTACTATGGCAACTGGCCCGAGAACCATAAACATCTCTGAATACATAACAGAAAAGCTTGAACAAGAAAGCAACATGGCTATCCAGATAACAAAGCAAAAGTTGTTTAGTATGGAAAACAGCTGACCATGGCACTGTGTGCCGTTGCAAGCAGCTCCTAATTTATAAGCATATTCATTGCCGACTATTTTAATAAACgatttttattgattagttgttgcagccctatttGCATCCATGGTACACATTTTACAATAGAAACAGCAAAGCCTATCCCTGTGAGTACAAAAACATGCTTGTACTGTACTTGTACTGTGTTAGTAGTCTCACCTCGTACAGCATCGTCTATGCAGTACGTAATAGGACCACATTCCCAGTTACTTGTCTTCATGTTGAACACCATGTTGAAGCGGATCTGCATAATTTCAAATGTGGCTCCCTTTAACAGAGAAATCTGATCCCCTATGGTTAGAGACCTAAAAGAAACCAACGTGACACACAATTAACAGTGAGAAAGGTCCTTAGAATACAGATTAAGCATTGAAACATAATGACTCTGACACGCCGAGTATGCACTGAGGCACACATTTACCGGAAATCCTGAAGACTTTTGGAGAAACTAATGATGTCCTGAATCATGTAAGTAGTGAGGTCCATCACATGTGGAAGAGCAgtgaaaaaactgctttttCCAGCTTCTGTGCCCTCTTGGTTCTCTTGTtttgcagaggaaaaactgaaactgaagtaTAAAGAGGAGGTGtaggagcaggagcaggagcaggcaCTAGCTGATGCGCAGGTGTCTGCTGGGGAATTTGCCTTTAGGTTAAAGGACTCTCTTGCGTACTGGTTGTACTCCTTTACAGGAAGCACAAGCCTGTCTATTggctgaaaaaacaacaaaaaaaaacaaaacaaaaaaaaacaaaaacaaagtcagtCAGACAAGTTCAAACAGTGAGGATGATGAACACATTCATGCACCCAATGATTCACACACCCTAAAGCCATGGAAGCGGGAAAATTCTGAGTCAAATGTGGTGCGGTGACCACAGAGTAGCTCCTGAATGGTTTCTTTCTGTTGGGATGAAAGTTGGATTGCTGCGTcaagcatttttttcttcttgattCGGATCCTCCTCTCGAATACCTCCTCTTCAGACATGACCACTACAGTGACACAGAGACACCTGCATGTACTAGATGTGACCAAAGAAGTATCGATGACAGAATATAtcaagttttatattttttcattactCCTGCAAGAACTTCTGTTAAATTATGTTGAAATATTACAGAAAATAGGAAATAATGAACACTTTCTTTCTTAAGGCTAACACAAAAGTCTGAGACACGTGCAACAACAGTATAATATTACAAATAACCTTTTATCTCAAAACAATAAGGGATTATTTGTTGGATGTTACTTGCTTTCTTTGCGCATGCCTATGGCCTGGCATTTACGGAAACGACAGGCCTGACACGACCGCCGGTTGTTTTTAGTTATAATACATCTATTGAAGAATGGACAGTGGAGCTGCGTCGACCTCTTTATGGCACgtctgcatttatttaaaaaaaaaaaccacaaacatcGATCTGAGGTTAGAAATCACACGTACGCAAACAAATATTATATTGGATTATTAGTCTGGGCCACACATGCACCAGCCTGTGAATAATTCATGAGTAAATGGGAACAATCAATGGGAAAACAAATGCATAGACAGAAATCAACTCAGACAGTAACCTTTTGTCTCAGAAATGCAAAGCTTCATGATCACATAGGATAAAAGCAGTGTATCTAAAATAATGAGTCACAGACAACCACAGTCTGCTCTTTCAGGAAAACGTGTGTATATCTGGTGGCATGGAAACAGGTAGAGGTTCTCACTAAGGAGGAGGACAAAGAACACATGAAACCTGTGAGAACatcacagagaagagagaggaaaactACATCGTGTGAAAATATTCTGTCTGTACTGTGAAGACAAATATCAGATAATAGGTAGGGTACAACATTTGCTTatttcactgaaacacaaaaacaattttatgCCAGAAGGTGCAAACAGAGATTATTACTTTTTAGGATTTTTTCAGCATGttattcttctgttttttattttttgtcaaacCTTTTATTTTATGGTTATACAGCTTGTCAGTGAAGGACAGAAATGTCGTTAATGTTGTTAGTTTACTGAGAATCAAATCCAAGAATCTGCAAACATCCACTCATTAAGAAATCAACAATCAACTTCACCTTGGTTTTTGTAACAGTGATTCATAAAATGTGCTTGGGCAACTGAGGAAACTGAAAATCTGGCTGAGTATATACGTTCTTGGTTTCAAACCTACATAACTCGATTCAAGTGAAAAGCCTTCTGTCACCTCTCTCCGATATCGTTGACTGTTATAATAACCACCATAACCACAACCACAAAGCAGAAATACAGAACAGAGTGTCAGTGACTGGAATAAGGGAAATtaatggtcttatacttgtagagtgcttttctacactgaAGTGCACTTAAAGCACTTctacactatttgcccatttgTGCACGCAATCATAcaccggtggaacagccactgggCGCAACTTTGACATGTAGACTAGTGACGCCAGGGATCGAACCACCAAACCTTTGGTTCTTGGCTTGCCCATTACTTCCAATTACGCAATGTGTGTCAGAATGATGGATGGTGAGTTAAACAACCTTACCTGAAGAAACCCTTGCAGCCTTCGCAGGTCAAGGCATTGAAGTGGTAACCCCTGGCCAGATCTCCACACACACTACAAGCTCTGGGCTCCTCATCTTCTGAGACCTTCCCttcctcatcatcctcttcatcttGCCTTGTGAGGGCTTCACAACTGGTCTGCACTCCAGTGGCCTTCTCACTCATTCTCACCTAATGGATAATCGGATAATTCTGGCATCAATAACTTCATATTGATTCAATTCATTCGCAACTTTTTTCTGTAACAAGTGGCAACGATTAACAGAAATTAGGTTTCACATCTAGACCAACACAGTGAGATCAAGCTTACCTGTTCCGGCAAAAAGAAGTTACAGATTTACAATATAGATTTTACAATATTGCAAATAGTTTACAGAAGCCACAGTACTGAGCTCTTGCCTTCAAACAATATTGCGAGTGAATCATTCTCTcccattgtgtttttaataaaagcgCAGTGATGCTTAGTGGAGTAATTTAAGTCTATTAAAGGCCTTGAATCATAACCAGTTCCTTGAAGCTGAATGGTCATAGCGAGAAACCTTTTCAGACTCTGTCAAAGACTATTAGGTAACACCAAGTGCTCTGAAGTGTCCGGAAATTGCAGTGCTGCAGTACAGTGAGTGCTGCAGTTTTCAGCAGGACTCTGAGTCACAATAAGGACACTTATTACATCCAATAAGACCTAATCATGAACCGTGTTGATCCATTAAGTCAGCAGCGGCAGaaatcttttatgttttatgattaAGCATGAAGAAAGTTTAGAGCCACTGATGCTTCATTGTCATTTGATTTCAGAAAAGTAATTTCACTGCAAGTGAAGGCTGTAACGTCCAGAGACAGACACTAGACACTAGTTTCTCATGTAGGGTGACCAAAACCTGTAAGACACCATTCACCTGGACAAATATGTCTATGGAGCTTGACTGTAAGTCCAGTCGGCTACTTCATCAGGTCCAAGGCTGCTTCCATGTTGATTTGGGGTTAATTTGTGTCTGGATTGAAGAAACAGTACAGGCCACAGTGCAGCTAAACCAGATCCAAACACATGagctattttattttctgcagtcACATAACAGTGTTAGAGATTTGTATTTTAAACGGTTTAATCATTATAAACTAGTATTGTTTCAAATCTTGAAGACAGTAAACCTTACAGAAAGCATCTGAAGTTTGACCTGAAATGAGTGATCTGCAAATATAATATTTGCAGTGTcaacaaaaatatcaaacaaGTGACCCCACCCACCCGTGTATTCTGAAACCACTATCGAAAGGTGCATTTTCTGTAGACAGTGTGTAAACCcggtgtcagtgtgtgtcttcGACCTGTACACAAACTCGAGTAGGTAATTACCCTACCTAACAGCCGTGTGCTCTGGAGAAAAGGCGTCGACTCACAACAAGCAGCGTCTAAAACCAACATTACTTTGACCAGCGCACCTTTAGGGTCAAGCCTCAGACTTTACAGCAGTAACACAACAAGCTGAAACTTTTGGTACGTTCCAATCATGTCAGAGGCTCAGTGACAGTGTTCGGATGATCACCGGAGAGACTTCCTTTCCTACCTCTTCTTTCCGTGAGTAAAGGTCGAGGTTTAATAAAACTGTGATCGAGATCATTCAACTCACTGACTTGGTGATTCCAGATGTCCAGACAGCTTTATGTACTCCACACGGTTTCGTTTCTGTGCAGCTGATCTACGTGGGTTTCCTCAACAGGTGACATCTATACCTCCCAGCTGGACGTGTTGTTTGATGTTTCATATAGAGTTGGCTGCTACAAGCACTCCTGGCTGCAGCCCTCGGGAAGGCGGGGTTAGACGTCCAGAACCGCCCACGTCGCAACCGTGATCTCTGCTGCAAAAGAtgttcagatttttattttcaaagttgctttttttttttttttttaaatttcatactGCTGTTATTattcaattcattcatttaccTGTATGGGATAAGTGAGTCCAAACCTTTTGAGTGGTAGTGAGCTTCACTAGTGGCCCTCTAGTGTTCAAAAATCATTCAGTAAAAGGCTTTCATGTTGACAGttaccagtttattaggtacacctagctCTAGCTAAAGCAGTTCAATTAAAAAGTTCTGCAATAAAGTATTCCTCCATCAATGTAATGTACAGTTCTTCTTTTGATCCAACTTGGCCATTTTGAAGCCATAGTGACAGGTGCTTCTACTATTCTGCCTGCCCCATTAATTTCATGGAGTGTAGcataaaaacagaagtgatGATGTTATGAAGACTAAAGAATCTGGCTATATTTTGAAGTGGAGGGGGCACCACTACAGAAATGCAGACACAAGCTCTTGCTTTGTAATTAACTACAGTATAAACCCATACCAAGCTCCAGGTCCCCCATAAGGAAACGTAGCTTCTACTATGATCCCTTTCAAAACAGGTGGAAACATACTATACATTTTTATCTAAAACATGTATTGTAAAACAAGTactgtcaattaaaaaaaaaaaaaaaaaaaaaaaactaacccAAAACCCACAACAACGCTCATGAAACTTGTAATGAGTGGAAAAATGTAGACATTTCATTacacttttatatattttaagtcCACTCTTTCCTCAGTTTAAATGTGGTGCTCTGCTTCACTCcccctctcctgctcctcttcgCTGATCGTCTCCTTAGGGACTCGGCTGGAGATCTTTTCAGAGGGAGCGGTAATCTCTGGTTCCTGCAGAGAACTAGGAAGGGTCCCAGAATACTCTGCAGTCCCCTGAATGATACTCCGAGCTGCCTTCAAATGACTTTGCTGCCTCTGGTGCACTGAGAGACAGCACAAAGAAAATTCACAGAAACTAAACAAGTTATCTGACTTTATTATTTAGTtgccattttttgtttgtttttacacattgGAGTGGAGTGGTGACAGTGACAATGACAGTGGAGTCACGTACCTTTTTGCCTTATACTGATCTTCTCGACCTCTGGGATAAGAAAGCTGTACACCAACTCTGAGACAATCTCCTCTGACTGAAGATTGTTCCGgctactcacacacacacacacacacacacacacacagaaatgatttTGGTTTATTATGTTTGGGTTTGAGCTTCTGAATACAAAACTTCAGCAGACACGCTGAAGTGCACCTTACCGTTCCTCCATGGCATAAGCAATGTCATTGACCTCCTTTGCTATCCTGTGGATCTCGTCTCTGGCCTGCTGGTAAGCTGTCTGCTCCAAGGTTCCCATGATGATGTCTTCTAAATATAAATCCACAGTTTCCTGGTGTATCTGCACCACCTGTGACACAGTgttaagaacacacacactaagtattaaaatatgtgcatgtacatgtagcATATATATTATTCTTAATCTCCTTAGCATACTCATAGCAGAAAAATTTTACATATACACACTTGTCTGAAGatttcatcttcttctctgcGTCTGCGCTCCTCCACCTGTCTccttccactctcctctgcctctcGTAGGCGACGGTCTCTTTCAGCCAGCAGAGTAAAGGCATGGATCCGGCGCTCGTCCTGCAGTCGTATCAGCTCCTTGGACAGAGTGTCAAACAAGTATTCAAGCTCTGCACCTACCACTCCGACCTGGGACGCCTCCTCTTGAGAGGTCTGGGTGGGGAAAGAGAGGGTATGATGAGATTGCTTGGAGTTTGTAAAAATTTGGACATgaatgtgtcattgtgttttaccttatgtatatttttgtctctctgtTGTTTTAGAGTGGTGACAAGCACTTTGTCTGCTTTCTTGAGCTCCTGCTCCTCTTTTTGCAGGGCATGAACAGTCCTCAGTTCCTGGATGAGCTCCAGATAGTTCTCTTTGTTCTTAAACATctgaacaaaaaagaaaatgtgaactCTGTGCGAAATGcatttcacacagaaacaaaaaagacacGCTACACATATATGTGCATGCAGACATGCCCAGACCTTGTACTGTATACTTCTTCCTCTCAGTAGTTTCTGCAAGTGGATCACTGCAAGCTCTATCTCCTCCTCCCCCTAATGAGGGACATATACATTGATTAATAAATGG
Proteins encoded in this window:
- the nr1i2 gene encoding nuclear receptor subfamily 1 group I member 2, which codes for MSEKATGVQTSCEALTRQDEEDDEEGKVSEDEEPRACSVCGDLARGYHFNALTCEGCKGFFRRAIKRSTQLHCPFFNRCIITKNNRRSCQACRFRKCQAIGMRKEMVMSEEEVFERRIRIKKKKMLDAAIQLSSQQKETIQELLCGHRTTFDSEFSRFHGFRPIDRLVLPVKEYNQYARESFNLKANSPADTCASASACSCSCSYTSSLYFSFSFSSAKQENQEGTEAGKSSFFTALPHVMDLTTYMIQDIISFSKSLQDFRSLTIGDQISLLKGATFEIMQIRFNMVFNMKTSNWECGPITYCIDDAVRAGFQQLLLEPLLKFHHTLRTLGLQEEEYVLMQAMSLFSPDRSGVQQHDAIDKLYENLALTLKTWIECKRTDPDKHLLYPKVIACLTEMRTMAEEYSKQVLQIQDIQPGDISPLIIEVVSKSP